A window from Pseudomonas sp. MRSN 12121 encodes these proteins:
- a CDS encoding LysR family transcriptional regulator translates to MRNIVASSMQLSREVGDLEDLFYFTCVAEFGSFSAASRELGVSKSLLSRHVDALEKKLDVRLLERSTRKLSLTNSGQLLLPHCQAILQELDAARDTMAQVRSSPHGLIRVGCPVSVSLHLLRSRLALFLQRFPEVRVEMIVTNRAIDLYEEGVDLALRVRSDMDEPGGVIVKPLANMTRMLVASRAFLEKFPIEAPEDLSNMATLDISSKIGRYNWLLQAADGTEKTIEHQPRLVSDDLDMLHETALRGVGVTLLPTFMCRDDLKEGRLVSVLPDWQPKAGTYYAVVLSRKGMRPAIRAFLDFLDETQRQIVEA, encoded by the coding sequence ATGAGAAACATTGTTGCGTCTTCGATGCAGCTGAGCCGCGAAGTGGGCGATCTGGAGGATCTGTTTTACTTCACGTGCGTGGCGGAATTCGGCAGTTTCTCGGCCGCCAGTCGTGAGTTGGGCGTATCCAAGTCCCTGCTTTCCAGACACGTGGATGCGCTGGAGAAAAAGCTGGATGTGCGCTTGCTGGAGCGCTCCACCCGCAAGTTGTCGCTGACAAACTCCGGGCAACTGCTCTTGCCCCATTGTCAGGCGATCCTGCAGGAACTGGACGCGGCACGAGATACGATGGCCCAGGTCCGCTCCAGCCCTCATGGGCTGATTCGCGTCGGCTGCCCGGTCAGCGTTTCCCTGCATTTGTTGAGGTCCCGGCTGGCGCTTTTCCTGCAGCGCTTTCCAGAGGTCAGGGTCGAGATGATCGTGACCAATCGAGCGATCGATTTGTATGAGGAAGGGGTGGATCTAGCGCTGCGTGTGCGTTCGGACATGGACGAGCCGGGCGGCGTGATAGTCAAGCCGTTGGCTAACATGACGCGTATGTTGGTGGCTTCCCGGGCTTTTCTGGAAAAATTCCCTATCGAGGCTCCTGAGGACCTGTCGAATATGGCTACCCTGGATATCAGCTCGAAGATAGGGCGGTACAACTGGCTATTGCAGGCGGCGGATGGCACCGAGAAAACCATTGAGCATCAGCCACGCCTGGTCAGCGATGACCTGGATATGCTGCATGAAACTGCACTGCGGGGAGTGGGAGTTACCCTGCTACCGACGTTCATGTGCAGAGACGACCTGAAGGAGGGACGGCTGGTGTCAGTGCTGCCTGACTGGCAACCCAAAGCGGGGACTTATTACGCGGTCGTCCTGTCCCGCAAAGGAATGCGCCCGGCGATCCGGGCGTTTCTGGACTTCCTGGACGAGACTCAGCGCCAGATCGTCGAGGCGTAG
- the leuD gene encoding 3-isopropylmalate dehydratase small subunit, with protein sequence MQPFISVFSHVVALDRRDVDTDAILPKQYMAMVSRQGFGRYLFDNWRYLKEGKPGDDPADREPNPAFVLNTPAAQGARILLCRANFGCGSSREHAVWALADWGIRALVAPSFAEIFYNNCCKNGVLPIVLGGEVIDALFAKTQMAPVSLSIDLPSQTLTEADGSEHCFTISPTQKQLLLCGLDEVAHTLANYREQIMGFERERFAREPWLVRR encoded by the coding sequence ATGCAGCCGTTCATCTCAGTGTTTTCCCATGTGGTGGCGCTCGATCGACGGGATGTCGACACCGATGCCATCTTGCCCAAGCAGTACATGGCCATGGTCAGTCGCCAAGGATTTGGCCGATATCTTTTCGATAACTGGCGCTACTTGAAAGAAGGCAAGCCCGGTGACGATCCTGCGGACCGCGAACCGAACCCGGCATTTGTACTCAATACGCCTGCCGCACAGGGAGCCAGGATCTTGTTGTGCCGCGCTAACTTCGGTTGTGGTTCGAGCCGTGAACACGCCGTCTGGGCGCTTGCGGACTGGGGAATCCGAGCCCTGGTGGCGCCGAGTTTTGCCGAGATTTTCTACAACAACTGCTGCAAGAACGGTGTCTTGCCTATTGTGCTGGGGGGCGAGGTGATCGACGCGTTGTTTGCGAAGACGCAAATGGCTCCTGTCAGCCTGTCGATCGACCTGCCGTCCCAGACGCTCACCGAAGCAGACGGTTCGGAACATTGCTTCACAATCAGTCCGACACAAAAACAGTTGTTGCTTTGCGGCCTTGACGAGGTGGCGCATACGCTGGCGAATTATCGTGAGCAGATCATGGGGTTCGAGCGGGAGCGGTTTGCCCGCGAACCCTGGCTGGTACGCCGCTGA
- a CDS encoding VOC family protein: protein MNIKNVKPNGLHHLAITTSSTHAQIKFFVEVLGCELEALYWMHNHGDTRVFHSFLRLNETAWVSFVEYVGLTIDPIDGVTHANSSMHPSAVGTMHHLALNVDTLDELLAMRDRIRTHGVHVYGPLHHGFCSSIYFAGPEGLNLEISTTTMPLDPHTWIDLEVSELAGISSEQLARYISPAHYAGAHGRVKQPPVDDMAHPRLKLPEDQYREIMGMDDEELSRTMSECEPPLNNIKNRSH from the coding sequence ATGAATATAAAAAATGTAAAACCCAACGGGCTCCATCATCTGGCAATCACTACCAGCTCGACCCATGCTCAAATCAAGTTTTTCGTTGAAGTGCTTGGTTGCGAACTGGAGGCGCTGTACTGGATGCACAACCACGGCGACACTCGGGTATTCCACAGTTTTCTGCGGCTTAATGAAACCGCGTGGGTGTCCTTCGTCGAGTATGTCGGGCTCACCATCGACCCCATAGACGGCGTTACCCATGCCAATAGCAGCATGCACCCCTCTGCCGTAGGCACCATGCACCACCTGGCCTTGAACGTGGATACCCTGGACGAACTGCTCGCCATGCGCGACCGGATCCGGACCCACGGCGTGCATGTCTACGGCCCCCTCCATCACGGATTCTGTTCCTCGATCTACTTTGCCGGGCCCGAGGGGCTCAACCTCGAGATTTCAACCACCACCATGCCCCTGGACCCACACACATGGATTGACCTGGAAGTTTCCGAGTTGGCCGGCATCAGTTCGGAACAACTGGCCCGCTACATATCACCGGCCCATTACGCCGGCGCACATGGCCGCGTCAAACAACCCCCAGTCGATGACATGGCGCACCCTAGGCTTAAACTTCCAGAAGACCAATACCGTGAAATTATGGGCATGGACGACGAAGAGCTGAGCCGCACCATGAGTGAATGCGAGCCGCCACTTAACAACATCAAAAACAGGTCGCATTGA
- the leuC gene encoding 3-isopropylmalate dehydratase large subunit — MSGPKTLFDKLWQSHTIATTENGSTLLYVDAHLLNEVTSPQAFSSLRAAGRKPWRSGSVLATADHNIPTRDRELGMHDALAQRQLQALYQNCDDYSIALYRLDDWRQGILHVVAPEQGETLPGTTIVCGDSHTSTHGAFAAIAFGIGTSDIEHALATQTLVVNRPRTMQVEITGTLPPGVVAKDVALAFISTFGADCATGHAVEFIGDTVSAMSMESRMTLCNMSIEAGARCGLIAVDQTTLDYLEGRAKSPKGRQWEAAVTHWRTLRTDPGAAFDRVLRLDVSNLHSYVTWGTSPHMAVTVNERVPDPRDEPDAVRRAAAQQALEYMGLVPGMPMDEIVLDKIFIGSCTNARIEDLRIAASILQGRKIAGTIRQALVVPGSGLVKRQAEAEGLRQIFCEAGFEWREPGCSMCLGMNNDSLGEGERCASTSNRNFEGRQGRGGRSHLVSPAMAAAAAVAGHFIDPEAL, encoded by the coding sequence ATGTCTGGACCCAAGACGTTGTTTGACAAGCTCTGGCAATCACACACCATTGCCACTACCGAGAACGGCAGCACACTTCTATATGTGGATGCGCACTTGCTCAATGAAGTGACCAGCCCTCAGGCTTTTTCCAGTCTGCGCGCTGCCGGACGCAAACCATGGCGCTCGGGGTCGGTGCTGGCGACGGCCGACCACAACATTCCGACCCGGGACCGCGAACTGGGAATGCATGACGCGCTGGCGCAGAGGCAACTGCAGGCGCTCTATCAAAACTGCGACGATTACTCCATCGCCCTCTATCGCCTGGATGACTGGCGCCAGGGCATCTTGCATGTGGTTGCGCCAGAGCAGGGGGAAACCTTGCCCGGGACCACTATTGTCTGTGGTGATTCTCACACCTCCACGCATGGCGCCTTTGCGGCCATCGCGTTTGGTATTGGCACATCGGACATCGAACACGCGCTGGCGACGCAGACGCTGGTGGTCAACCGACCCAGGACAATGCAGGTCGAGATTACCGGGACACTGCCCCCGGGCGTGGTCGCCAAGGATGTGGCCTTGGCCTTTATCAGCACCTTCGGCGCCGACTGTGCGACCGGTCATGCCGTCGAATTCATCGGCGATACAGTGAGCGCAATGAGCATGGAGAGCCGCATGACCTTGTGCAATATGTCGATCGAGGCCGGTGCGCGTTGTGGGTTGATCGCGGTCGACCAGACGACCCTGGACTATCTGGAGGGGCGTGCGAAAAGTCCCAAAGGCAGGCAGTGGGAAGCAGCGGTGACACACTGGCGCACGTTACGCACTGACCCCGGGGCAGCCTTTGACCGGGTGCTTCGACTGGACGTTTCCAACCTGCATTCCTATGTAACCTGGGGGACATCCCCACACATGGCGGTGACTGTTAACGAGCGTGTGCCCGACCCCCGGGATGAGCCGGATGCCGTCCGGCGGGCCGCAGCCCAACAAGCCCTCGAATACATGGGGCTGGTTCCTGGTATGCCCATGGACGAAATTGTCCTGGACAAGATCTTTATCGGCTCCTGCACCAATGCGCGTATTGAGGACCTGCGTATTGCGGCCAGTATCCTTCAGGGTCGGAAAATCGCCGGCACTATCCGTCAGGCGCTGGTGGTGCCAGGTTCCGGGCTGGTCAAGCGGCAGGCCGAGGCGGAAGGGTTACGGCAGATTTTTTGCGAGGCGGGGTTCGAGTGGCGTGAACCGGGTTGTTCGATGTGCCTGGGGATGAACAACGATAGCCTGGGGGAGGGGGAGCGCTGTGCTTCGACCTCCAACCGCAATTTCGAGGGGCGCCAGGGGCGAGGCGGTCGAAGCCATCTGGTCAGCCCGGCGATGGCGGCGGCCGCTGCCGTCGCAGGACATTTCATCGATCCTGAGGCACTTTAG
- a CDS encoding polysaccharide lyase family 7 protein, with protein sequence MPVDLSPLIITTPVATSPDNPVALELPGNEALARLPQVISRQPDGSVRFSAPTLGASSKSTHRTRCEWKEALYWRLDSAAQHVNRQRMTLTQVNSAQKVVIAQLHVKNDDSPAIKVFWNKARITWGVRATFNQAEPLTSTIASNIGLDQPFTVEISLSSAGQVVLSVVGNGMNLVTAAAQLDSSWASQLLNFHGGVYNQIDYSATTAATDGSVCLIHDLALIHGAG encoded by the coding sequence ATGCCTGTCGATCTCAGCCCGTTGATCATCACCACGCCCGTCGCCACCTCCCCCGATAACCCGGTCGCCCTCGAACTGCCGGGCAACGAAGCACTGGCGCGGCTCCCGCAAGTCATCAGTCGCCAGCCGGACGGCTCGGTCCGCTTCAGCGCGCCGACTTTGGGGGCCTCGAGCAAAAGCACGCACCGCACCCGTTGCGAATGGAAGGAAGCGCTGTACTGGCGCCTGGATAGCGCCGCACAGCATGTCAATCGCCAGCGCATGACGCTGACCCAGGTCAATTCGGCGCAGAAAGTCGTCATCGCCCAACTGCATGTGAAGAACGACGACAGCCCGGCCATCAAGGTCTTCTGGAACAAGGCCCGGATCACCTGGGGGGTTCGCGCCACCTTCAATCAAGCGGAACCGCTCACCAGCACCATTGCCAGCAACATCGGCCTCGACCAGCCATTCACTGTGGAAATCAGCCTGAGCTCGGCCGGCCAGGTGGTGTTGAGCGTCGTCGGCAATGGAATGAACCTCGTCACGGCGGCGGCGCAACTGGACAGCAGCTGGGCCAGTCAACTGCTCAACTTCCACGGCGGCGTATACAACCAGATCGACTACAGCGCCACCACCGCGGCCACCGACGGATCGGTGTGCCTGATACACGACCTGGCACTCATCCACGGCGCTGGATGA
- a CDS encoding general stress protein — MTTGNKNPGNFANDREKASEAGKKGGQASGGNFANDREKASEAGRKGGQHSHGGGRQS; from the coding sequence ATGACTACAGGCAATAAAAACCCTGGAAACTTTGCCAACGACCGTGAAAAGGCCTCGGAAGCAGGAAAAAAAGGGGGCCAGGCATCGGGCGGCAACTTCGCCAATGACCGTGAGAAAGCCTCGGAAGCCGGCCGCAAAGGCGGCCAGCACAGCCATGGCGGCGGTCGCCAATCGTAA
- a CDS encoding S9 family peptidase produces MQKTYQIEQLPIDLIYTEVSPFKETYGGKANEITCEGRFLRPIGGDTRTIALFMHPSSVLHHLPFPIALATAGIPVLCCASRYERNDSGLIMEKVLLDLGQYVRYAKHVLGFERVVLCGWSGGGSLSLLYQSQAEHPSITTTPAGDPVDIVNAGLIPADAMIQIAAHASRAQLLLEWIDPSILDENDPTQRDPELNLYAPQNPYQPPYPSHYLERYRLAQQTRLARIDAWVLEKLEQLRANPGPDKERAFVVHGTMAAPYWLDPNIYPSDRQANHCYMGSPAAVNMIPAGLARYSSLRSWLSQWSFVHSRAHGPACAQRISIPTLVIKHSADDGCTPNHTQMIYDGLSNVKKRELYVSQGANHYYYGQQTLMAETIQKIKAWIGEL; encoded by the coding sequence GTGCAAAAGACTTATCAGATAGAACAACTGCCAATTGACCTGATATATACCGAAGTCTCGCCATTCAAGGAAACCTATGGCGGCAAAGCCAATGAGATCACGTGTGAAGGGCGCTTCCTGAGACCCATCGGTGGCGACACTCGTACTATCGCCCTGTTCATGCACCCGTCCAGCGTCTTGCATCATTTGCCCTTCCCCATTGCCCTGGCGACAGCGGGCATCCCCGTGCTCTGTTGCGCCAGTCGGTATGAACGCAACGACAGCGGGCTGATCATGGAAAAGGTGCTGCTGGACCTCGGACAATATGTCCGCTACGCAAAGCATGTGCTCGGTTTTGAACGGGTTGTATTGTGTGGCTGGTCCGGCGGGGGCTCCTTGTCATTGCTCTACCAGTCTCAAGCGGAGCACCCCAGTATCACCACCACGCCGGCGGGTGACCCCGTGGATATCGTCAATGCCGGGCTCATTCCAGCTGACGCAATGATCCAGATAGCCGCTCACGCAAGTCGCGCACAACTCCTGCTCGAGTGGATCGACCCCTCGATCCTGGACGAAAACGACCCTACACAACGTGATCCGGAACTCAATCTGTACGCCCCCCAAAACCCCTACCAGCCCCCTTATCCGTCCCATTACCTGGAGCGCTACCGTCTAGCACAGCAAACGCGCCTGGCACGAATCGATGCCTGGGTACTGGAGAAGCTCGAACAGCTTCGCGCCAACCCGGGCCCCGACAAGGAGCGTGCCTTTGTCGTTCACGGCACGATGGCCGCGCCTTACTGGCTTGATCCCAACATTTATCCGAGCGACCGGCAGGCCAATCATTGCTACATGGGAAGCCCGGCGGCGGTGAACATGATCCCGGCTGGGCTGGCACGCTATTCAAGCCTCAGGAGCTGGCTGAGCCAATGGTCCTTTGTCCATAGTCGGGCCCATGGGCCTGCATGCGCCCAACGGATCAGCATTCCGACGCTGGTCATCAAGCACTCCGCCGATGACGGTTGCACTCCCAACCATACGCAAATGATTTATGACGGGCTGAGTAACGTGAAAAAAAGAGAACTGTATGTCTCGCAGGGCGCCAACCATTACTACTACGGGCAACAAACCCTCATGGCAGAGACTATCCAGAAGATCAAAGCCTGGATCGGCGAGCTGTAG
- a CDS encoding nuclear transport factor 2 family protein encodes MDFIKSSEFQQHPCSPAAEEIIQTVGQYNRALKSGNLGNVMAFFADDAVLVPEQQQPVTGLEAIRKVYAALFEMIRFNDDNVIHVVDAQVSEGMGFVRSHETRGSVLEIANGNLHHPHFRELWVLKKNAAGQWKITVYAYGIPSQKSTDPADAVVW; translated from the coding sequence ATGGACTTCATCAAATCCAGTGAATTTCAGCAGCACCCATGCTCACCGGCTGCCGAGGAAATCATTCAAACCGTTGGGCAATACAACCGCGCGCTCAAGAGCGGCAATCTGGGCAACGTCATGGCGTTCTTTGCCGACGATGCCGTGCTGGTGCCGGAACAACAGCAACCGGTGACCGGCCTCGAGGCGATCCGCAAGGTTTATGCCGCGCTGTTCGAAATGATTCGTTTCAACGATGACAACGTCATTCATGTCGTGGACGCCCAGGTGAGTGAAGGCATGGGGTTCGTCAGATCCCATGAAACCCGGGGCTCGGTACTGGAGATTGCCAACGGCAACCTGCACCACCCGCATTTTCGTGAGCTGTGGGTGCTCAAGAAGAACGCCGCCGGGCAGTGGAAAATCACGGTCTATGCCTATGGCATTCCGTCACAGAAATCCACCGACCCGGCAGATGCGGTCGTCTGGTGA
- a CDS encoding LysR substrate-binding domain-containing protein has protein sequence MSGQAVLQDLNDLYLFSVVAEHGGFSAAERALGIPKSRLSARVAILEQRLGVRLFQRTTRHVSLTEVGTRFLVHCQASITEALAAQNVIDLASASPSGLVRISCPILATQTYIAPCLPQFMQAYPQVRVQMMATDRPVDLLNESIDIAIRLRQPDQMDSELVTKPLGISRRFLVASPDYLKHLPPLSHPDDLHLAATLGAESRDEIQEWELINTEQEHVIVRHQPILMCSDHQTLLQAAVQGLGVAMLPDVLLLPALTQGHLNVVLPGWSPPELVLHLVFPTRRGMLPSVRALIDYLCENIQQMGIASNS, from the coding sequence ATGTCAGGACAAGCGGTACTGCAAGACCTCAACGACCTCTATCTTTTTTCCGTGGTGGCCGAACACGGAGGGTTCTCGGCGGCGGAACGTGCCCTGGGTATCCCCAAGTCGCGGCTTAGTGCCCGCGTGGCGATCCTGGAACAACGCCTGGGCGTACGCCTGTTCCAGCGAACGACACGCCACGTCTCGCTGACGGAAGTCGGCACACGCTTTCTGGTCCATTGCCAAGCGTCGATTACCGAAGCGCTGGCGGCACAGAACGTCATCGACCTGGCCAGTGCCAGCCCCAGCGGCCTGGTGCGTATCAGCTGTCCTATCCTGGCCACACAGACCTATATCGCTCCTTGCTTGCCACAATTCATGCAGGCCTATCCTCAGGTGCGGGTGCAGATGATGGCAACGGATCGCCCAGTGGATCTGCTGAACGAATCCATCGACATCGCCATACGGTTGCGCCAGCCCGACCAGATGGACAGTGAACTGGTCACCAAGCCGCTGGGCATCAGCCGGCGTTTCCTCGTCGCCAGCCCGGATTACTTAAAGCACCTGCCACCACTGTCGCATCCGGATGACCTGCACCTGGCTGCGACCCTGGGCGCCGAGTCCAGGGACGAAATACAGGAATGGGAGTTGATCAACACTGAGCAGGAGCATGTGATTGTCCGGCATCAGCCAATCCTGATGTGCAGCGATCACCAGACCCTTCTCCAGGCGGCGGTGCAAGGTCTGGGTGTAGCCATGTTGCCGGACGTGTTACTCCTGCCCGCACTGACGCAGGGCCATCTGAACGTGGTACTGCCCGGTTGGTCCCCCCCGGAACTGGTGCTCCACCTGGTATTTCCGACGCGTCGGGGCATGCTGCCGTCGGTCAGGGCCCTGATCGACTATCTCTGCGAAAACATACAGCAAATGGGCATTGCATCGAACAGCTAG
- a CDS encoding GMC family oxidoreductase produces MTFAKNSKIATRDYDIIIVGGGSAGAVMASRLSENRNQCVLLIEAGASYTKSTFPPQIALGRRVGGDASTTWAHTQEIGSSKASGGLRAKILGGGSAINAAAFVRAPRSDFDRWAAAGLRDWAYEQVLPYFKKSEKADYGNDEWHGRRGPIPVHLRRKDELSKTAQAFIDAALQAGFLSNDDLNKPFPKGIGIYPLNVQDDPGNPALDRNDREIRVNTAIAYLTDDVRQRENLDILADTEVDKVLFNGHHVRGVQLADGRELTARQVVLSAGAIGSGAILLRSGVGPKEHLAAHSIHLVADLPVGQALMDQPNVYLQVFIEGDGAILPALGGKLWEQSSLAAADQLDIYLGFNHFANLAQSPTGKAFGIIACACRPRSRGKLELESADPRALPRVSLNLLSVESDIQILIEAVAMMRRIAAHEPLRSQAVSIHFSDGSEVPTDLKSLREAIVKQVDSTLHVTSSAPMGPLGDPLAVLDEQGRVYGLSGLRVADASIFPDVPSVATNPTVIMAAEYIADRIKQAGPSAA; encoded by the coding sequence ATGACCTTTGCAAAAAACAGCAAAATCGCTACTCGCGACTACGACATCATTATCGTGGGAGGTGGTTCGGCCGGTGCAGTAATGGCCAGCCGGCTCAGTGAAAACCGCAATCAATGCGTGCTGCTGATCGAAGCGGGTGCTTCCTACACTAAATCGACCTTTCCTCCGCAGATCGCTCTGGGCCGCCGTGTAGGCGGTGATGCGAGCACGACCTGGGCGCACACGCAGGAAATCGGTTCTTCAAAGGCCAGCGGTGGTCTGAGGGCAAAGATTCTGGGAGGAGGCTCGGCCATCAATGCTGCGGCTTTTGTTCGCGCACCACGTTCGGACTTCGATAGGTGGGCCGCGGCTGGCTTGCGGGACTGGGCGTATGAGCAGGTGCTGCCCTATTTCAAGAAGTCGGAAAAAGCTGATTACGGTAACGACGAGTGGCACGGGCGTCGCGGCCCCATACCCGTTCACCTGCGTAGAAAAGACGAATTGAGCAAGACCGCGCAGGCATTTATCGATGCCGCATTGCAGGCAGGTTTTCTCTCTAACGATGATCTTAACAAGCCGTTCCCCAAGGGCATCGGCATCTATCCATTGAATGTGCAGGACGATCCCGGCAATCCGGCATTGGATAGAAACGATCGGGAAATCCGAGTCAATACGGCGATTGCCTATCTGACAGACGATGTACGTCAACGGGAAAACCTGGACATTCTGGCCGACACCGAAGTCGATAAGGTGCTGTTCAACGGCCACCACGTGCGCGGCGTGCAGTTGGCCGACGGTCGTGAGTTGACCGCGCGACAGGTGGTGCTGAGCGCCGGCGCCATCGGCAGCGGCGCAATATTGCTTCGCTCGGGCGTAGGCCCCAAGGAGCATCTGGCTGCCCACTCCATCCACCTTGTGGCCGATCTGCCGGTCGGCCAAGCCTTGATGGATCAGCCAAACGTTTATCTGCAGGTGTTCATTGAGGGAGACGGGGCGATCCTGCCAGCGCTGGGAGGAAAGCTTTGGGAACAATCCTCCCTGGCAGCTGCGGACCAGCTCGATATCTATTTGGGGTTCAATCACTTCGCCAATCTTGCGCAATCCCCCACCGGCAAGGCCTTTGGCATCATCGCCTGCGCCTGCCGGCCACGCTCCCGAGGCAAACTGGAACTGGAGTCTGCCGATCCGCGCGCATTGCCACGTGTCAGCCTGAATCTGCTGTCGGTGGAGTCCGATATTCAGATCCTGATCGAGGCAGTGGCCATGATGCGGCGGATCGCTGCGCATGAACCATTGAGAAGCCAGGCCGTCTCCATCCATTTCTCCGATGGCAGCGAAGTTCCAACAGACCTCAAGAGCCTGAGGGAAGCCATCGTCAAACAGGTCGACTCCACGTTGCACGTTACATCCAGCGCTCCCATGGGGCCGTTGGGCGATCCGCTGGCAGTGCTTGATGAACAAGGTCGAGTGTATGGCCTGTCGGGGCTACGAGTCGCTGATGCGTCGATTTTCCCTGACGTGCCCTCGGTCGCCACCAATCCAACGGTAATCATGGCCGCCGAATACATCGCCGACCGGATCAAGCAAGCCGGCCCATCCGCAGCCTGA
- a CDS encoding GMC family oxidoreductase has translation MQAASRTSAAQDIHDYLIVGGGSAGAVLARRLSESGDKRVLLLEAGSAPDAEAYPPVLADANRIAAPGAPQYDWGYYSDPEGSTPAIALPRGKVLGGCSAVNAAVAIRAPRWTFDQWAKEGLEGWSFDEMLPFFKLMERSSYGADYWHGRTGEFPIHRMSRDYILRQQDAFIETAISKGHKEVADFNSDRNEGVGTLSMNIINGVRVNTGMTYLNQQVRQRENLTIRTGVVIDRIEFSNRRAKAVVSADGKRFQGHEIILCAGAYGSPAILMRSGIGPVQDLSRVGITPLVDTPTGKNLQEHPFYFMGYAAPAGALDDRERPFAGAQLWTRSSQSEPGELDLAILPEQFLIPKSPTGAGMTLSVALLSVRSRGQLRLSSTDPSAAPSIRLGLLQHKQDMRRMLEGVHLARELAATQPFAQYLATELAPGAAIKTDAQLRDDLLRNISTYQHPTSTAMMGLEDDPRAVTDPQGRVYGVDGLRVVDASILPSVPLINPNPTIIAMAEKIAMTILGLGAPPRMPVPKD, from the coding sequence ATGCAAGCAGCGTCCAGAACCTCTGCAGCCCAAGATATTCATGACTACCTCATCGTTGGTGGTGGCTCGGCAGGTGCGGTACTGGCTAGACGACTGAGCGAAAGTGGTGACAAGCGTGTATTACTGCTCGAAGCCGGCAGCGCGCCAGACGCCGAGGCCTATCCGCCAGTGTTGGCAGACGCCAACAGAATCGCCGCCCCGGGTGCTCCACAGTACGACTGGGGTTATTACAGCGATCCCGAGGGCAGCACGCCGGCGATAGCCCTGCCCCGCGGAAAGGTCCTGGGGGGGTGTTCCGCAGTGAATGCCGCAGTGGCTATCCGGGCGCCCAGATGGACGTTCGATCAATGGGCAAAGGAAGGACTGGAAGGCTGGTCATTTGACGAGATGCTGCCCTTCTTCAAGCTGATGGAGCGCAGCTCCTATGGTGCGGACTACTGGCACGGCCGTACCGGGGAATTTCCGATTCATCGGATGTCTCGCGACTACATTCTGCGACAACAAGACGCCTTTATTGAGACAGCGATCAGCAAAGGCCACAAGGAGGTCGCAGACTTCAATAGTGATCGCAATGAAGGCGTCGGCACGCTATCGATGAATATCATCAATGGGGTCCGGGTAAACACCGGCATGACCTACCTGAATCAACAGGTGCGCCAGCGGGAGAATCTGACAATTCGCACAGGCGTTGTCATCGACCGCATCGAGTTCTCCAACCGGCGCGCCAAGGCTGTCGTCTCCGCAGATGGCAAGCGTTTTCAGGGCCATGAAATCATTCTGTGCGCTGGCGCCTACGGTTCTCCAGCAATCCTGATGCGCTCCGGTATCGGCCCCGTCCAGGATCTGTCGCGGGTGGGGATCACCCCTCTGGTGGACACGCCAACCGGCAAGAATCTTCAGGAACATCCGTTCTATTTCATGGGTTACGCCGCACCAGCTGGAGCACTCGATGACCGCGAGAGGCCTTTTGCGGGCGCGCAACTGTGGACACGAAGCTCACAGTCCGAACCCGGCGAGCTGGACCTGGCTATTCTCCCGGAACAATTCCTGATCCCGAAAAGCCCTACAGGGGCAGGAATGACGCTTTCGGTGGCCCTGTTAAGCGTCCGCTCACGTGGCCAGCTACGTCTTTCCAGCACAGACCCGAGCGCTGCGCCGAGCATCAGGCTGGGCTTGCTGCAGCACAAGCAAGACATGCGGCGCATGCTCGAAGGGGTCCATCTGGCCCGCGAACTGGCAGCCACCCAGCCATTCGCCCAATACCTGGCGACCGAGCTGGCACCTGGTGCCGCGATCAAGACCGACGCCCAATTGCGAGATGATCTCTTGCGCAACATCAGCACCTACCAACATCCGACATCGACCGCCATGATGGGCCTAGAAGACGATCCCCGGGCGGTCACCGACCCACAAGGACGAGTCTATGGCGTCGATGGCTTGCGCGTGGTGGATGCCTCGATTCTGCCAAGCGTTCCCCTCATCAATCCCAATCCGACCATCATCGCCATGGCCGAAAAGATCGCCATGACCATACTCGGACTCGGAGCCCCCCCACGCATGCCTGTGCCAAAGGATTGA